The Streptococcus mitis genome has a segment encoding these proteins:
- a CDS encoding Asp23/Gls24 family envelope stress response protein produces the protein MTVKINTKDGQIELTDEVIATVVGGAATEIFGVVGMASKNALKDNFQALLGKENYSKGVVVKAAEDGSIAVDVYTVLSYGTKISEVSKNIQERVRFSLENQLGITAQTVNVYIQNIKVVGE, from the coding sequence ATGACTGTAAAAATTAATACAAAAGATGGTCAAATCGAACTAACAGATGAAGTGATTGCAACCGTCGTAGGTGGAGCAGCAACTGAGATTTTTGGTGTGGTCGGTATGGCTAGTAAAAATGCCCTCAAAGATAATTTCCAAGCCCTTCTAGGTAAGGAAAATTATTCCAAAGGTGTCGTCGTAAAGGCGGCCGAAGATGGCAGTATTGCAGTTGATGTATATACCGTGTTGAGCTACGGAACAAAGATTAGCGAAGTGTCAAAAAACATTCAAGAGCGTGTTCGTTTTAGTTTGGAAAACCAACTTGGAATTACTGCTCAGACTGTAAATGTCTACATTCAAAATATCAAAGTTGTAGGAGAATAA
- the rpmB gene encoding 50S ribosomal protein L28, with translation MAKVCYFTGRKTVSGNNRSHAMNQTKRAVKPNLQKVTVLIDGKPKKVWASARALKSGKVERV, from the coding sequence ATGGCTAAAGTATGTTACTTTACAGGTCGTAAGACTGTATCAGGAAACAACCGTTCACACGCGATGAACCAAACAAAACGTGCCGTAAAACCAAACCTTCAAAAAGTTACTGTTCTTATCGATGGTAAACCTAAAAAAGTTTGGGCTTCAGCTCGTGCTTTGAAATCAGGTAAAGTTGAACGCGTTTAA
- a CDS encoding thiamine biosynthesis protein ThiS, translated as MFLYKIVAFLPNVCYNNRVNKNEKGVEAATSTPPIKTKTHFA; from the coding sequence ATGTTTTTATACAAAATAGTTGCTTTTTTGCCTAATGTGTGTTACAATAATAGAGTAAATAAAAACGAAAAAGGTGTAGAAGCAGCAACTTCTACACCACCGATTAAGACAAAAACACACTTTGCTTAA